In Leclercia sp. LSNIH1, the genomic stretch ATGTCCGGCAGATAGAGGCGACGCCCTTCCAGGGTTTCGACATAGCCTTTTTCTTTTGCCTGGGCGCGCGTGTTCTCCATATATTGCAGCACGCCCGGGTAGCGCTCGAAATAGAGATCCATATACTTCTGCGACTCTTTGCGCGGAATATTGAGCTGGCGGGAGAGGCCAAAGGCGCTCATGCCGTAGATAAGGCCAAAGTTGATCGCCTTCGCGCTGCGGCGCTGTTCCCCGGTGACGCTCTCCAGTGGCATACCAAACACTTCGGCTGCCGTGGCCCGGTGAATATCCTGCCCTTCAGCAAAGGCGGTCAACAGCCCTTTATCCCGGGAGAGGTGCGCCATGATGCGCAGCTCAATCTGTGAATAGTCAGCAGAGACGATGACGTAATCCTCTGGCGCAATAAACGCCTGACGGATACGGCGCCCTTCTTCATTACGCACCGGAATGTTTTGCAGGTTAGGATCGGTTGAGGAGAGTCGCCCGGTAGCCGCTACCGCCTGATGGTAAGAGGTGTGTACACGGCCCGTTTTTGGGTTGATCATCAACGGCAGCTTATCGGTGTAGGTCGATTTTAGCTTTGCCAGCCCACGATACTGAAGGATCACTTTTGGCAGAGGATAGTCCAGCGCCAGCTCCTCAAGCACCTCTTCAGAGGTGGACGGCGCCCCGCCCGGCGTTTTCTTCAGCGGCTTGATACCCTGCTTTTCAAACAGGATGGTCTGCAGCTGTTTAGTGGACGAGAGATTAAACGGCTCGCCGGCGATCTCATGCGCTTTTTGTTCCAGCTCGTGCAGACGCAGGGCGATCTCTTCTGAGTGCTTGTGCAACACAGCCGGATCGATTTTCACGCCATTGCGCTCGATGCGGGACAGAACCGGCACCAGCGGCATCTCGATATTCTGGAACACGTTCAGTGGCCCGGCGTGTTTTTGCAGCTTCGGCCACATCTTTAAATGCAGTTGCAGCGTGACGTCAGCGTCTTCTGCCGCATAGTGCCCCGCCTCTTCCAGGGCGATCTGGTTAAAGGTCAGCTGATTCTTGCCCTTACCGGCGATCTGCTCAAAGGTGACGGTTTTATGCTTCAGCCAGCGGTCGGAGAGCGAATCCATATCGTGACGACCGGCGACGCTGTCGAGGATATAGGACTCCAGCATGGTATCGAACGCAATGCCGCGCAGTTCGATACCGTAGTTTTGCAGGATACCGCGATCGAACTTCAGGTTTTGCCCTACCTTCAGCGCTTTTTCATCTTCAAGGATCGGCTTAAGGAGTTCGAGCACGCGCTCACGGGTAAGCTGCTCTGGCGCGTCCAGATAGTCGTGGGCAACCGGCACATAGGCGGCAACGCCCGGCTCTGTGGCAAATGACAGCCCCACCATATTGGCGGAGACATTATCGAGGCTGTCGGTTTCGGTATCGAAAGCGAATACCGGTGCCTGGTGTAACTTTTCAATCCAGCGTTGCAGCTGCGCTTCATCCAGAATGGTTTCGTAATGCTCAGAAGAGAGCACGCTGGCTTCTTCTTCCGGCTCCTCTTCTGCATCGATCACCAGGGTCTCTTTTGGCTTAGCTACTGGTTTAGCCCCTTTCGCCTGCAGCCATTTCCCCGCTTCGACATCGGTTATCCAGCGTTTGAACTCGTACTGCTTAAACAGGCCTAGCAGCTCTTCAACGGCAGGTTGCTGCACTTCAAGCTGTTCACAGGTCAGATCCAGCTCGACGTCTGTTTTGATGGTTGCCAGCTGATAAGAGAGGTAGGCCACCTCTTTGTTCTGCTCAAGCTTAGCGGCCATGGTTTTGGCACCGCGGAAGGTCAGCCCGGCGATTTTATCCTGCTCGCTATACAGCGTATCCAGCCCGCCCAGACCTTGCAGCAGCGCCTGGGCCGTCTTTTCGCCCACGCCCGGTACGCCAGGAATGTTATCGGAGGAGTCACCCATCAGCGCGAGGAAGTCGATGATCAGTTCCGGCGGCACGCCATACTTAGCGACGACCTCTTCCGGCCCAAGAATGGTATTGGTCATGGTGTTAATCAGGGTGATCCCCGGCGTGACCAGCTGAGCCATGTCTTTATCGCCGGTGCTGATCAGGACCGGGCGGCCCATTTTCTCTGCTTCACGCGCCAGCGTACCGATAACATCGTCCGCTTCAACGCCCGAGACGGCCATCAAAGGCAGCCCCATCGCTTTTACCATCTTATGCAGAGGCTCAATTTGCGCGCGCAGATCGTCCGGCATCGGCGGACGATGAGATTTGTAATGCTCGAACAGCTCATCCCGGAAAGTTTTGCCTTTCGCATCGAAGACCACGGCGGCATGGCTTGGCTGATACTGCATGATCAGGCTACGCAGCATGTTCAGCACACCATACATTGCGCCCGTAGGCTCTCCTGCGCTGTTGGTCAGCGGAGGAAATGCGTGATATGCCCGATAGAGGTAAGACGAGCCGTCGACGAGAATAAGCGGATTTTCGGGGATCTGAACCATAATGTCCGTGCCTTTAAGTAATTTATGAATAAAGGATGCCACAGAAGGATGAAAACATCAGTTTTTCACGGCCAATACAGCCAAAGATTTTGTGATCCTGAGGATCGCTCGCAAATTAAAACTGTGGATAAGTTTGTGAATATTTTCTGTAACCTGGATTAAATGTGCTTAATGAGGATCGATGAGATAATTATTAAACTTATTAATCAATAACTTGTGATTTGATCACGATCTCATATTTTCGGTTGATGACAATTTACTCCATGTGGATATAAGCCACGCAGGATCGGCATAACAGGATTTTTCTCCACAGCGCATACAAATCAGCTTGCCCGCCAAGTTAAAGCGCCATCCTTTAACCGTTTTCTGGTAAAATCAGCGCCCGGTGCCTGTTTATCAGGCGCCATCCATAGCTAACTACCTGAAAACATTCATCATGTCTAGACTCCTGGCTGCGATCACCCTCTTCTTAAGTATCGCATTAACTATTCTGGTCACCATCGCCTGTTCTGTGCCGATCATCATCGCCGGAATAATTAAACTGCTATTACCGATCCCCGTTGTCTGGCGTGCCGTATCTGCATTCTGTAACGTTATGATGTACTGCTGGTGTGAAGGCCTGGCGGTGCTTCTGCGTCTTAATCCACATCTGAAATGGGATGTTCAGGGTCTGGAAGGACTTAACAAGAAAAACTGGTATTTGCTTATCTGCAACCACCATAGCTGGGCCGATATCGTGGTGTTATGCGTACTGTTCCGCAAACACATTCCCATGAATAAGTACTTCCTTAAACAGCAGCTCGCCTGGGTACCCTTTATTGGGCTGGCCTGTTGGGCGCTGGATATGCCGTTTATGAAGCGCTATTCCCGTAGCTATCTGATCCGCCATCCTGAACGCCGCGGCAAAGATGTTGAAACGACACGCCGCTCCTGCGAGAAGTTTCGCGCGCACCCCACCACCATCGTCAATTTTGTGGAAGGCTCTCGCTTTACCGAAG encodes the following:
- the polA gene encoding DNA polymerase I, which encodes MVQIPENPLILVDGSSYLYRAYHAFPPLTNSAGEPTGAMYGVLNMLRSLIMQYQPSHAAVVFDAKGKTFRDELFEHYKSHRPPMPDDLRAQIEPLHKMVKAMGLPLMAVSGVEADDVIGTLAREAEKMGRPVLISTGDKDMAQLVTPGITLINTMTNTILGPEEVVAKYGVPPELIIDFLALMGDSSDNIPGVPGVGEKTAQALLQGLGGLDTLYSEQDKIAGLTFRGAKTMAAKLEQNKEVAYLSYQLATIKTDVELDLTCEQLEVQQPAVEELLGLFKQYEFKRWITDVEAGKWLQAKGAKPVAKPKETLVIDAEEEPEEEASVLSSEHYETILDEAQLQRWIEKLHQAPVFAFDTETDSLDNVSANMVGLSFATEPGVAAYVPVAHDYLDAPEQLTRERVLELLKPILEDEKALKVGQNLKFDRGILQNYGIELRGIAFDTMLESYILDSVAGRHDMDSLSDRWLKHKTVTFEQIAGKGKNQLTFNQIALEEAGHYAAEDADVTLQLHLKMWPKLQKHAGPLNVFQNIEMPLVPVLSRIERNGVKIDPAVLHKHSEEIALRLHELEQKAHEIAGEPFNLSSTKQLQTILFEKQGIKPLKKTPGGAPSTSEEVLEELALDYPLPKVILQYRGLAKLKSTYTDKLPLMINPKTGRVHTSYHQAVAATGRLSSTDPNLQNIPVRNEEGRRIRQAFIAPEDYVIVSADYSQIELRIMAHLSRDKGLLTAFAEGQDIHRATAAEVFGMPLESVTGEQRRSAKAINFGLIYGMSAFGLSRQLNIPRKESQKYMDLYFERYPGVLQYMENTRAQAKEKGYVETLEGRRLYLPDIKSSNAARRAGAERAAINAPMQGTAADIIKRAMIAVDAWLEKEQPRVRMIMQVHDELVFEVHKDDLEPVSKKIHELMENSVKLDVPLLVEVGQGENWDQAH
- a CDS encoding acyltransferase encodes the protein MSRLLAAITLFLSIALTILVTIACSVPIIIAGIIKLLLPIPVVWRAVSAFCNVMMYCWCEGLAVLLRLNPHLKWDVQGLEGLNKKNWYLLICNHHSWADIVVLCVLFRKHIPMNKYFLKQQLAWVPFIGLACWALDMPFMKRYSRSYLIRHPERRGKDVETTRRSCEKFRAHPTTIVNFVEGSRFTEEKKQQTRSPYSNLLPPKAAGIAMALNVLGQQFDKLLDVTLCYPENDKTPFYDMLSGKLTRIVVRINLVPVAEELHGDYVSDKNFKRRFQLWLNTLWTEKDVLIDRIKAQYNNAGH